In Rhizoctonia solani chromosome 7, complete sequence, one DNA window encodes the following:
- a CDS encoding HMG (high mobility group) box protein, with amino-acid sequence MSKVLPVTDIPPRRTSEPSDDSLDDASDNDALITQALNPDGTPRRPMNAFMIFARRRRPEITANNPPLRTGEISKVLSSEWAAMSSESKQFYLDRARKLKDNFNARWPDYVYRRRPNNSRKRKRPDVPSSAHPAIRRTSPGYEPVVPSSKVKYEDGYQHPLLPSLPSTNAPLTMVYVSEAERSMPPYGMISAPYHRGAATPSLASSILTSASASPRSVSGSLPFRYNEPIGMTNSPPNRRPGAWKDAVLSPESSAASSARRTQAISPTGAPARLTTMPLRAIQIATTIGHQRHPMLCATAWLFQPLRLISRFPHLAPMTNSLLARVQTFTHFSQTIRPQAG; translated from the exons ATGTCCAAAGTTCTGCCTGTTACCGATATTCCGCCCCGACGCACCTCTGAGCCGTCTGACGACAGTCTCGACGATGCTAGTG ACAACGACGCGCTCATCACCCAGGCGCTGAATCCGGATGGGACTCCGCGGCGTCCGATGAACGCGTTTATGATTTTTGCCCGCCGTCGTCGCCCCGAGATTACGGCCAACAACCCGCCTCTGCGCACCGGCGAGATCTCCAAGGTCCTGAGCTCCGAGTGGGCAGCGATGAGCTCG GAGAGCAAGCAGTTTTATCTCGACCGTGCACGCAAGCTCAAGGACAACTTTAATGCGCGCTGGCCCGACTATGTCTACCGACGCCGACCGAACAACTCGCGCAAGCGCAAGCGGCCTGATG tCCCATCGTCGGCGCACCCTGCCATTCGTCGAACCTCGCCTGGGTACGAGCCAGTTGTGCCGTCGAGCAAGGTCAAGTACGAGGACGGATACCAGCACCCGCTCTTGCCCAGCTTGCCTTCGACCAACGCACCCCTTACGATGGTGTATGTTAGCGAGGCTGAACGCTCCATGCCCCCCTATGGTATGATCTCAGCCCCCTATCATCGCGGAGCAGCCACCCCGTCACTCGCATCCAGCATTCTGACGTCGGCCTCTGCATCTCCGAGATCCGTCTCTGGCTCGCTCCCCTTTCGTTACAACGAACCGATCGGTATGACGAACAGCCCTCCGAACCGTCGACCAGGCGCTTGGAAAGATGCAGTGCTCTCCCCCGAGAGCTCCGCGGCGTCTTCAGCTCGCCGTACACAAGCTATCTCCCCAACAGGAGCACCGGCTCGTTTGACGACTATGCCTCTTCGCGCGATCCAGATCGCCACAACGATTGGACACCAACGCCACCCCATGCTGTGCGCAACAGCCTGGCTCTTCCAGCCTTTACGTCTAATCAGTCGTTTCCCTCATTTGGCCCCGATGACCAACAGCCTCCTAGCTCGAGTTCAGACTTTCACGCATTTCAGCCAGACTATCCGCCCCCAAGCGGGCTAG
- a CDS encoding Metallo-dependent phosphatase produces MRAEIPHEGAMADLVWSDPDSEKEDFAISPRGAGYTFGSGVVRKFLETNNMHHILRAHQLCMEGFTVLFDNRLSTVWSAPNYCYRCGNSASILEVGPGETMHFNVFEAAPENQTDGPSQQVVGGAAKLPEYFL; encoded by the exons ATGCGCGCAGAGATTCCGCACGAAGGAGCGATGGCCGACTTGGTCTGGTCAGATCCAGATTCGGAGAAAGAAGACTTTGCGATATCCCCTCG AGGCGCTGGGTATACTTTCGGTTCCGGCGTGGTCCGCAAGTTTCTCGAAACGAATAATATGCATCATATTCTTCGCGCGCACCAGCTGTGTATGGAAGGATTTACTGTGCTATTTGATAATAGACTCTCGACGGTGTGGAGTGCCCCAAACTACTGTTATCGGTGCGGAAACTCGGCGAGCATACTCGAGGTTGGACCGGGGGAGACGATGCACTTCAACGTCTTTGAAGCCGCACCCGAAAATCAGACGGACGGACCCAGTCAGCAGGTCGTGGGTGGAGCAGCCAAG CTTCCGGAGTACTTCTTGTGA
- a CDS encoding aspartyl protease — MDRLGLCLTASSPHTTTSPGHIMKSLLLLSLASAATATPSVHIPLIRRSHTGIFSPDDLAAQRDALDAKYHTNGAITIRPRQNEGGVSMVNQNGDLSYYAFMNVGTPPTAYGVALDTGSSDLWFQSEACVACDGAKISTTSSSLQQTGRPFSIRYGSGSVQGTIVSDHVEIGGFAVDNQVMGLVTQASGVLLNGRSAGLLGLAFQVRYDVRQRIVPFWEALVTSGRWSQPLMSFWMTRFGNISTVRVEEYGGEFRMGGLNASLYTGEVEYIDMPSSVQAYWSIPLRQITVNGGPPITITNLGVTSLAAIDTGTSLIGGPPDIVAEIYSQVPNARKGTGNLERYWVFPCNQVVSITLNFGGRTWPIEPTDLILATTNPSVCVGAIFEVSMGGLGNPDVPQWIVGDAFLKNVYSVFRYQPPSVGFAQLSAAAGGALLQQPIPTTAPTPTAHLGAIAKWRHIHNGHEYRSSFRPTASWGLYLDFLIPHEILLFYDTVVAFSVIKAHAVPRPRKAVSVSSASLIRRGKSHPTLNFAAERKGLQEKYGGKYGSTSYSTRSNIIQEDMVNQNMDVMYYASVEVGTPPQSYAVILDTGSSDMWLQSVACAPCTGKKIDPATSSTLQPSSSSFSIAYGIGSVRGSLVNDVVSIGSSPAFTVQNQIWGLVNYTLGTPVPGNIAGLMGLGFKNLAASQATPFWETLVSNNQWDEPVMSFWMTRYGNISSASDAEFGGEFILGGTNEALYTGDIEFVSLPYASNPTFWAIPIHSITVNGNEISTVASDTSAALAAIDTATSLIGGPPSAVRKLYAAIPGAKQAEGVLEGFWTLPCSQRVESTLNFGGRAWAMSSDDFVLTTSTPNTCVGAVFETSLGDPDNAQIPQCKSLITKRLSSPSEVHST; from the exons ATGGATCGACTTGGCCTTTGCCTCACAGCTTCCTCACCTCACACGACGACAAGCCCAGGGCACATCATGAAATCGCTACTGCTATTATCTCTTGCGTCAGCGGCAACCGCAACGCCATCGGTTCATATTCCGCTAATCCGTCGCTCCCACACCGGAATTTTCTCTCCCGATGACTTGGCTGCGCAACGTGATGCCTTGGACGCAAAATATCACACGAACGGGGCAATCACCATTCGGCCCCGACAGAACGAGGGTGGCGTGTCGATGGTCAACCAAAACGGAGACTTGTCTTATTACGCTTTCATGAACGTCGGAACGCCGCCAACTGCTTACGGGGTTGCGCTTG ACACCGGATCCTCGGACCTATGGTTTCAAAGTGAAGCCTGTGTAGCCTGTGATGGAGCCAAAATCAGCACTACATCCTCCTCCTTGCAACAAACAGGCAGACCATTTTCGATTCGTTATGGCTCTGGATCTGTGCAAGGCACCATCGTCTCGGATCATGTAGAGATAGGTGGGTTCGCGGTCGACAACCAAGTTATGGGGTTGGTCACACAGGCATCGGGTGTATTGTTGAACGGGAGATCGGCGGGGTTACTTGGGTTGGCATTCCAGGTTCGTTATGACGTGCGACAAAGGATCG TCCCATTCTGGGAGGCCCTTGTAACGAGTGGGAGATGGTCTCAGCCGCTCATGAGCTTCTGGATGACGAG ATTTGGTAATATCTCTACCGTGCGAGTAGAAGAATATGGTGGGGAGTTCCGAATGGGAGGTTTGAATGCATCGTTATACACGGGTGAAGTCGAGTATATCGATATGCCTTCTAGTGTTCAGGCATACTGGTCAATACCTCTTAGGC AAATAACCGTCAACGGGGGGCCGCCTATAACTATCACCAACCTCGGGGTCACTTCACTTGCCGCTATTGACACCGGCACAAGTCTGA TTGGTGGCCCGCCCGATATCGTTGCTGAGATTTACAGCCAAGTCCCTAATGCCCGAAAGGGAACAGGCAACCTGGAGCGGTATTGGGTATTTC CTTGCAATCAAGTTGTCAGC ATTACTCTCAATTTTGGTGGCCGTACCTGGCCTATAGAGCCAACCGATCTCATACTGGCGACAACTAATCCAAGCGTTTGTGTTGGTGCAATCTTCGAAGTCAGCATGGGCGGGCTTGGGAATCCAGACGTACCCCAGT GGATTGTGGGTGATGCATTCCTG AAAAACGTTTACTCCGTTTTCCGATACCAGCCTCCGTCAGTTGGGTTCGCGCAGCTCTCCGCTGCCGCTGGAGGGGCCCTTCTGCAACAGCCCATTCCGACCACTGCTCCAACCCCCACCGCT CACCTCGGGGCCATCGCCAAATGGAGGCATATCCACAATGGGCATGAATACCGCAGTAGCTTTCGTCCCACTGCTTCTTGGGGCCTTTACCTTGATTTTCTGATACCACACGAGATTCTGCTCTTTTATGACACTGTCGTTGCATTCTCGGTCATTA AAGCACATGCTGTACCACGCCCTCGTAAGGCAGTATCAGTCTCTTCAGCCTCTCTTATCCGCCGAGGTAAATCGCATCCCACCCTCAACTTCGCTGCGGAGAGAAAAGGCCTACAGGAAAAGTATGGGGGAAAGTATGGTAGCACGAGTTATAGCACCAGGAGCAACATAATCCAAGAGGACATGGTAAACCAGAATATGGATGTCATGTACTATGCTTCGGTGGAGGTTGGAACGCCGCCTCAGTCATACGCGGTTATTCTTG ATACCGGTTCTTCTGATATGTGGCTACAAAGTGTTGCGTGCGCCCCTTGTACAGGGAAGAAAATAGATCCCGCTACCTCATCAACTCTACAaccttcctcttcgtcgttCTCAATCGCCTATGGAATCGGATCTGTTAGAGGGTCACTTGTAAATGATGTGGTGTCCATTGGGTCATCTCCCGCTTTTACCGTTCAGAACCAAATCTGGGGACTCGTGAATTACACGCTAGGGACACCGGTTCCGGGTAATATTGCAGGACTAATGGGCCTAGGATTCAAG AACCTGGCTGCATCTCAAGCAACACCATTCTGGGAAACCCTCGTCTCCAACAACCAATGGGATGAACCCGTGATGAGCTTTTGGATGACGAG ATATGGCAATATTTCTTCTGCAAGCGATGCTGAATTTGGTGGGGAATTCATCTTGGGAGGTACCAACGAGGCCCTGTACACTGGTGACATCGAGTTTGTCTCGCTACCGTATGCTTCAAACCCCACTTTTTGGGCGATTCCAATCCATT CCATTACCGTGAACGGAAATGAGATCTCGACCGTCGCCTCAGACACATCGGCCGCACTAGCCGCGATCGACACCGCAACGTCATTGA TTGGCGGGCCTCCAAGTGCGGTTAGGAAACTGTACGCCGCAATTCCTGGGGCAAAACAAGCCGAAGGGGTGCTAGAAGGCTTTTGGACACTGC CATGTTCACAGCGCGTCGAG TCGACTCTAAATTTCGGGGGTCGCGCATGGGCAATGTCATCAGATGATTTTGTGCTTACTACCAGCACTCCCAACACATGCGTCGGGGCGGTCTTCGAGACGAGCTTGGGAGACCCGGATAACGCTCAAATTCCCCAATGTAAGTCTCTGATTACAAAGCGCCTCTCGTCGCCATCAGAAGTTCATTCAACTTAA
- a CDS encoding complex I intermediate-associated protein CIA30 produces the protein MSILIFPPWCFSDWETVDDRIRGGKSVSTLQERNAGDGVWFSGTLDTTALGGAGFASQRFRFSNNLLRLPRPEYQGIRVTLSPQPIALHNPRDFTLVLNTEPITYRPDGRVESRVAWEATFTDSAPSCYFAICHVSRNLSRQTR, from the exons ATGTCTATTTTAATCTTTCCGCCATGGTGTTTCAGCGACTGGGAGACAGTGGATGACCGCATACGTGGTGGCAAATCGGTTTCAACGCTTCAAGAGCGCAATGCAGGCGACGGAGTATGGTTTAGTGGAACGCTAG ACACAACCGCGCTCGGCGGTGCTGGATTTGCCTCCCAGCGCTTCCGCTTTAGCAATAACTTGCTTCGTCTCCCGAGGCCGGAATACCAAGGGATACGTGTAACACTCTCCCCACAACCGATCGCCTTACACAATCCCCGCGACTTCACGCTTGTTTTGAACACTGAGCCCATCACATACCGGCCAGACGGTCGCGTAGAAAGTCGGGTCGCCTGGGAAGCTACGTTCACAGATTCCGCCCCGTCTTGCTACTTTGCCATTTGTCACGTTTCGCGCAACCTATCGAGGCAGACTCGTTGA
- a CDS encoding C2H2 zinc finger, translating into MSHPHNSSHDSTYYGSGSGLSTSGPDGDLPPFQAFPAARDSRSRPNSGNTPPQQDLGVAHGSSQRYRAADDANTRRSGHPSSMDDPAYRERQRTSTLPEFTPFPSASPGHRYAPPEGARAPQPRPIPPQPYAAETGSSYLPVPPANAIRVPLQPSPYAPPGPLTERPHVCEHCDSGFARAHDLKRHLETHKSERPHKCPNCQRSFSRKDAVQRHLVVTQCTGSAGGSK; encoded by the exons ATGTCTCACCCACACAACTCATCGCACGACAGCACCTACTATGGATCCGGCTCTGGTTTAAGTACATCTGGTCCTGACGGCGATCTTCCACCCTTTCAAGCTTTTCCTGCAGCCCGGGACAGCCGGTCAAGACCAAATTCTGGGAATACGCCTCCTCAACAAGATCTAGGTGTGGCTCATGGTAGCTCTCAGCGTTACCGGGCCGCAGACGATGCGAATACACGCAGATCAGGCCATCCCAGCTCGATGGACGATCCGGCATATAGAGAACGACAGCGTACAAGCACTTTGCCCGAGTTCACGCCGTTCCCCTCGGCGTCGCCGGGGCATCGTTATGCACCTCCAGAAGGGGCCCGGGCCCCACAACCACGACCAATCCCCCCACAGCCTTACGCTGCCGAGACGGGTAGTAGCTACCTACCAGTTCCTCCTGCCAACGCGATTCGAGTTCCACTGCAA CCTTCGCCGTATGCGCCTCCCGGCCCCTTGACGGAGCGGCCCCATGTATGCGAACATTGTGACTCTGGGTTCGCACGGGCCCATGATTTGAAGAGACACCTAGAGACGCACAAG AGCGAGCGCCCTCATAAATGTCCCAATTGCCAGCGTTCGTTCAGTAGGAAGGATGCA GTTCAGCGACATCTGGTTGTCACTCAGTGTACTGGGAGTGCTGGCGGTTCCAAATAG